In a single window of the Pseudohongiella acticola genome:
- a CDS encoding glycosyltransferase family 2 protein produces MKAHNTCINQCGAVVVTWQPDIETLAALLTDLTAQGCDVVVVDNGSDNAAQVKALVDSLAPEASMIPWQQNRGLSVAMNAGLQYLRENQYEFVFLFDQDSRLTDGFCESMLQAWYRACDVSSQPVGAVGPRLQDPGTGRRTPFRLFRLGRRSDCAMATADDLFEADFLISSGSLMSLSAVAAIGPMKDDYFIDNIDLEWCFRAKAKGYALVGTDAAILLHSIGEPSRNPLVRAGVMVRHSPARSYYSTRNRLHLYRQSYAPVAWKLRDCFRFVLKTAWLVLFSPQRGEYAAQIRRGIKDAGSLND; encoded by the coding sequence GTGAAAGCTCATAACACCTGCATCAATCAATGTGGTGCCGTGGTGGTAACCTGGCAGCCCGATATCGAGACGCTGGCTGCCTTGCTGACGGATCTGACGGCGCAGGGATGTGATGTTGTGGTGGTGGATAACGGATCCGACAACGCGGCGCAGGTCAAAGCCCTGGTAGATTCGCTGGCGCCTGAAGCAAGCATGATCCCGTGGCAACAGAACCGGGGTCTGTCCGTCGCGATGAATGCCGGACTGCAGTATCTGCGCGAGAACCAGTACGAATTTGTATTTTTGTTTGATCAGGACAGTCGTCTTACCGACGGGTTCTGTGAGTCCATGTTGCAGGCCTGGTATCGTGCGTGCGATGTCAGTTCACAGCCCGTCGGCGCCGTCGGGCCCCGCCTGCAGGACCCGGGCACGGGCCGTCGCACACCGTTCAGGTTGTTCCGGTTAGGTCGACGTTCGGATTGTGCGATGGCCACTGCCGATGACCTGTTCGAAGCCGATTTTCTGATTTCCTCCGGCAGCCTGATGTCGCTGTCCGCTGTTGCCGCGATTGGCCCCATGAAGGATGACTATTTCATCGATAATATCGACCTGGAATGGTGCTTCCGGGCCAAAGCCAAAGGCTATGCGCTTGTTGGCACTGACGCTGCCATTCTGTTGCACAGTATCGGCGAACCCAGTCGTAATCCGCTGGTTCGTGCCGGCGTAATGGTTCGGCATAGTCCCGCCCGCAGTTATTATTCCACCCGCAATCGCCTGCACCTGTACCGGCAGAGCTATGCCCCTGTGGCCTGGAAGCTGCGCGACTGTTTCCGTTTTGTACTAAAGACGGCCTGGCTGGTGCTGTTTTCCCCTCAACGAGGTGAATACGCTGCGCAGATTCGCCGGGGCATCAAGGATGCCGGGTCACTCAATGACTGA
- a CDS encoding response regulator, which yields MTLILVVDENDWQRQALCDFLRCQGYRTWQARDLAEVREALSMSAHRRGADSLKPALCLVELVREQGNGFSLAVWLQSRGLGRSVLLSDRGELADSLWARSRGIEWTLSRRLSAADFTAHLARILHATAGDNACA from the coding sequence ATGACATTGATCCTTGTTGTTGACGAGAATGACTGGCAACGTCAGGCGCTCTGTGATTTTTTGCGTTGTCAGGGCTACCGGACATGGCAGGCGAGAGACCTGGCCGAGGTTCGTGAGGCGTTGTCGATGTCGGCGCACAGACGTGGTGCTGACTCGTTGAAGCCGGCATTGTGTCTTGTTGAGTTGGTGAGAGAGCAGGGGAACGGCTTCAGTCTTGCTGTCTGGCTGCAGTCCAGAGGCCTGGGCAGGTCAGTGCTGCTCAGTGATCGCGGGGAACTGGCAGACAGTCTGTGGGCCCGTTCCCGGGGCATCGAATGGACACTCTCCCGCAGACTCAGTGCGGCGGATTTCACTGCACATCTGGCGCGGATTCTGCACGCAACGGCAGGTGACAATGCTTGCGCCTGA
- a CDS encoding response regulator, whose protein sequence is MIDAIPRDETARPFRVLLAEAGAHVRECMEEMLQAQDFEVVNADDGFEVLCRLPEWRPDLLLIASELPRLSGTQVCSLIRQCPDFSSLPVILMGKEHSLLDQAQADMAGANGCLPLPFRMDEFRQALSVMSQNPAQRNETAA, encoded by the coding sequence GTGATTGATGCAATTCCGCGGGACGAGACGGCGAGGCCATTCCGGGTGCTATTGGCAGAAGCCGGTGCACATGTACGTGAATGTATGGAAGAAATGTTGCAGGCGCAGGACTTTGAGGTGGTCAACGCAGACGACGGCTTTGAGGTCCTGTGTCGTCTGCCTGAATGGCGGCCTGACCTGTTGTTGATTGCTTCTGAGCTGCCAAGGCTGAGCGGAACCCAGGTCTGCAGTCTGATTCGACAGTGCCCGGACTTCAGTTCACTGCCGGTCATTCTGATGGGGAAGGAGCATTCGCTGCTGGACCAGGCACAAGCAGACATGGCCGGCGCCAATGGCTGTCTGCCATTGCCCTTCCGTATGGATGAGTTCAGGCAGGCACTGTCGGTGATGTCGCAGAACCCAGCGCAGCGAAACGAGACAGCGGCCTGA
- the gshB gene encoding glutathione synthase: protein MHLKVGIVMDPIADITYKKDTSLAMLVAAQERGWELHYMEQGDLYLNGETAMGSMRPLSVAYDPDHWHTLGEASDRPLADLDVILMRKDPPFDSNYIYSTYLLERAEQAGTLIVNKPQSLRDCNEKMYATQFPQCCPPLLVSSRADKLKAFHKEHGDVIFKPLDGMGGSSIFRIRADDTNISVIIEMLTGHGRNPIMAQRYIPEIVKGDKRILLIDGEPVPYALARVPAIGESRGNLAAGGSGIAQPLSDRDKWICAQVRESVRAKGLMFVGLDVIGDYLTEINVTSPTCIREIDAAYDLDIAGQLMDCIAAKLATDKK from the coding sequence ATGCACCTGAAAGTCGGCATCGTGATGGATCCCATCGCAGATATTACCTACAAAAAAGACACCAGCCTGGCGATGCTGGTCGCCGCTCAGGAGCGCGGCTGGGAGCTGCATTACATGGAGCAGGGAGACCTGTACCTGAATGGGGAAACTGCCATGGGGTCAATGCGGCCGCTGTCAGTGGCCTATGATCCGGACCACTGGCATACCCTGGGTGAGGCCAGCGACCGGCCCCTGGCCGATCTCGACGTGATCCTGATGCGAAAAGATCCGCCGTTCGACAGCAACTATATCTACTCAACCTATCTGTTGGAACGCGCCGAACAGGCGGGTACGCTGATCGTCAACAAACCGCAGTCCCTGCGCGACTGCAATGAAAAGATGTATGCCACCCAGTTTCCGCAATGCTGCCCACCGCTGCTGGTCAGCAGCCGCGCGGACAAACTGAAGGCGTTTCACAAAGAACACGGCGATGTCATCTTCAAACCGCTGGATGGCATGGGCGGCAGTTCGATTTTCCGGATCCGGGCTGACGATACCAATATCAGTGTCATCATTGAAATGCTGACCGGTCACGGACGCAACCCGATCATGGCCCAGCGCTACATCCCCGAGATCGTCAAAGGTGACAAACGCATTCTGCTGATTGACGGTGAGCCCGTACCATACGCCCTGGCAAGAGTGCCCGCCATCGGCGAAAGCCGCGGCAATCTGGCGGCCGGCGGCAGCGGTATCGCCCAGCCCCTGTCTGATCGCGACAAATGGATTTGCGCTCAGGTGAGAGAAAGTGTCCGCGCCAAAGGTCTCATGTTTGTCGGGCTGGATGTGATCGGTGACTACCTGACCGAAATCAACGTCACCAGCCCAACCTGTATCCGCGAAATCGACGCGGCATACGATCTTGATATAGCCGGCCAGCTCATGGACTGCATCGCGGCTAAATTGGCAACAGACAAGAAGTAG